Proteins encoded together in one Cicer arietinum cultivar CDC Frontier isolate Library 1 chromosome 4, Cicar.CDCFrontier_v2.0, whole genome shotgun sequence window:
- the LOC101515116 gene encoding ATP-dependent DNA helicase DDM1-like, producing MKSDVELMLPRKKEIIVYANMTEHQKSLQEHLINETLGKYLNDKLSIGRSVTKLNNLVLQLRKVCNHPDLLESAFDRSYFYPPVNEIIEQCGKFHLLNRLLERLFARNHKVLIFSQWTRVLDIMDYYFSEKGFEVCRIDGSVKLEDRKRQIQDFNDTNSNCRIFLLSTRAGGLGINLTAADTCILYDSDWNPQMDLQAMDRCHRIGQTKHVHVYRLATAQSVEGRMLKRAFNKLKLEHVVIEKGQFHQERTKPAIVDEMEVCMVAVAC from the exons ATGAAGTCTGATGTTGAGCTAATGTTGCCACGGAAAAAAGAGATCATTGTATATGCTAACATGACTGAGCATCAGAAGAGCTTGCAGGAACATTTAATTAATGAGACACTAGGGAAATATTTGAATGACAAACTTTCAATTG GACGCTCTGTGACAAAGCTCAATAATTTGGTTCTTCAACTTAGGAAAGTCTGTAACCATCCTGACCTCCTAGAATCGGCTTTTGATCGTTCAT ATTTTTATCCTCCTGTGAATGAGATCATTGAACAATGTGGAAAATTCCATTTGCTCAACCGATTGTTGGAACGGCTATTTGCACGAAATCACAAA GTTCTGATCTTCAGTCAGTGGACTAGAGTGTTGGATATAATGGATTATTATTTCAGTGAAAAAGGCTTCGAAGTTTGCAGGATTGATGGTTCAGTGAAACTGGAGGATAGGAAACGGCAG ATCCAGGACTTCAATGATACAAACAGCAATTGCCGAATCTTCCTTCTTTCTACTAGGGCTGGTGGATTGGGAATTAACCTCACTGCAGCTGACACTTGCATTCTTTATGACAGTGATTGG AATCCTCAAATGGATTTACAGGCCATGGATAGATGTCATAGAATCGGTCAAACAAAGCATGTTCATGTTTACAGGCTCGCAACTGCTCAATCAGTAGAG GGTCGAATGTTAAAAAGAGCTTTCAACAAGTTGAAGCTTGAGCATGTGGTGATAGAGAAAGGACAGTTTCATCAAGAGCGTACAAAGCCTGCCATTGTGGATGAGATGGAGGTTTGTATGGTAGCAGTAGCATGCTAA